Below is a window of Corvus cornix cornix isolate S_Up_H32 chromosome 10, ASM73873v5, whole genome shotgun sequence DNA.
AAACACAACAAGCTCGTACACACCAGCAGCGTTGAGGCTTTGACTCCCCGGAGGCCCTGAGCGGCGAGGGAGGGGAACAGGATGCCCTCCACCACCGGACCGCTTGGATGTATCCCCAAAATCCCCAGGTGCCTGTCGCCACCGGATTCTCCTCTCTTTGCGGGCTCCGGCACGGGGCCACGGGGCAGTGGACCCTGGGTTCCTCTcgctccctcctctccctcccaggCTGGACTCACCCTGTGCAGATCGGTCTGTCCTTTCTAGTGCCAGTggaactgttttatttttattttgggtttttggttttttttgtaccTGCTTGTTTACTAGTCTCTCCTAGTGCCATGCACCAGCTTTTCACACACATGtacgtacacacacacagcagagaaCAACACGATTTTAACATGTTCCCCTccttttttgtaaataaatgtaCAAATTGtcaattttttggtttttttttttttctttttggtttgctgttttgttttgttttttttaattaaaggaaTTATGCTTGATGTGCTAGCATAACTGTACTAGCTTCTTGTGTACCATAGTACCAGGTGGCTTGAGAATTAGTATCGACAGACAGACCGATGGAGACATTTATTACACTTTTTACCAAAGGGAGTTATCATTGTAGTGCTTTTGTGTGgaaacttttttctcctttttttgtaaataaaaaaaataatgtctttgtTCTTAACTGGAGGAAGACACTCGCTCACCCACAGCCCTGTTCGTGGTCTGAAAGGCACTGTTGCAGCATGCAGGTGTtggggtgggaaaggggagggaagagggaggtgTAATCCAACCCCTTTTATAAGACTGgcaagaggaaacagcagaggCAGCGTGTGTGTTTGGGGGTTAAACAACTGAGGTATAAGCAGCCTGTAagagatataaatatatagtatataatttaattttttaatttttggctttttttcctggtgggTAATTTTTATCCACCTTATCTTGCAGCTCCAAGGATCTTCGCTTTTGGGAAGTGTTGCTGAGCAACTTAGCTGGGGCTGATTGTGCtgatgtatttttccctttctgtgttGGAGAAAACATCATGGGCAATACCAAACCAGTATTtgacagggctgctctgcatgtgtgtgtgtgtgtgtgtgtgtgtgcaagggaaggaggagggagtgGGGGCTCTTGGTGCGTTTCACTCCTAAAATCCACATAtgggatatatatttttttaagtagagaAATTTAATGCTGGCAGATATTTAAAACACGGGAagattctgattttaaaaataaggaagtcAGCACAGGCTTTGTAAGCCACGACAGCCACCACTGCACTGTGTCTCCTCAAGGGAGGCAACTTTCCTTGCAAAAAACCATGCAGCCAGTCCTACACACCTGGAATGGCTTCCATCATCCCTGGATGAGAGCCACGAGCAGGGCTTTGCCACGGcctcagcctctcccaggggctttctgtattttgagaCAGCTcgttcatagaatcatagaatggcctgggttggaagggacctttaatACCATCTAGTTCCAGGTTCTCTCCTCCTGGCATcgcagctccttcccttccgCGGAGAGAGGCCGGGGCGCAGCGCTGGAGGGAGACCTGGAGCCAGGGTGGAAGTGCACGGCCCCGAGGGGCCACTACTCATTGGCAGCCAATGCACAGCAGGCAGGTCTGGAATGGGAGCCTCCtatggagagaggaagagagaaggaagagccCAGCAGGGGATTTTCACACTTTGCCAGCAATAAATCACCCGTCTCGTTTCTCCTCCTTTGCTGTAACCACGCAGGAAGGGGCTGCGTGTGTCCTCTTCCATTCCAAAGGCGTCATGCACGCACCCCTAttatttcccccctttttttattCTGGTGTATGCTCAAGGTGATCTGGAAGGGAAAATCTTGGGTCATTTAGACTTCTGACCAGCTTGGAAGTACCAGCTGTTGCTGCTTGGTGGGGTCTTACCTCAGGAGTCTGTGCCTGCATGTCATTGAGCCAAGGGGGCTGGTGCAGGTCCCTAGGACACACCGTGGGGAGACCTCTGCCTCTGGTGCTCCATAtgaaatcccagctctgctcccagcctgtaCAATAGCagaggtttgctttttttaattttctttttatttgatcTTGCTTTTTGTATTCTGTAACGTGATCCTCGGCCCACAACCCATGTGATTTCTATACCAATGTTGTAAACTTGACTGTAGCGCAGTATTTCCATTAAAACATCAGGGCTGAGCATCGTGTACAgattcttccttccctcctgatGATACACAATCACATTTTGGGGTGATTTGGAGGCAAACCAGGACATGGAGAGGAGGGTGCAGGACTGCTTAGGCTGAGCGACAGCGATGAGAGGGGTTCTGCCTTCTCACCTAGGGAACGCTCAGGGTGGGATAAGAATCTTCTCCCAAACTTGACAAGCCAACACATGCCCCCCAGAAGCATCAGAGACACAACCATGGTCACAAGGAGCTCTCAGCAGAAACGAGCAAGAAACTTGTCTGTTCCCTCATGAAATCTCCCTAAGGGCTTCTGGGCAGGCAGCTCCAAACCCTCATCACGGAAGAGCATCATCTCATGTCTTCACCAGGGAGAGCTTGTGAGGACTCACAAACACGAGTAACTCCGAGACTCCAACCCCACCGCGGGCACAGCACCACCGAAACCTGGAACTCAGCGGGCCTGAAAGACTCTCCCACTTGAGCCGGCCTGAATTCCTGCACAACAGCCTCCTCGTACGGGATGCGCCGCGGAGGCTGGAAGCAAGGAGGGCGATCCGCGGCGCCGCCCCGATCGGCGGGCCCCGGGCGGGCCCCGGGCGGGCCCCGGGTGGGAGGGCCCCGGGCGGGCCCCGGGAGGGCTCGGCCGCGCCTGCgccgcgcggggcggggcgggagcaGTGCCGCTGCCATGGCCGCGATCAAGCACCGGCGGACGGCCCTGGAGCGAGTGGAGAAGTTCCTCTCCGACACCTACTTCCACCGACTGCAATCTGCGGGGGCAGGTGGGCGGCGGGGGGGACTCTCCGGGACATCCCCGGGGCGCTGGCGGCGGCCGGGAGAAGCTTCGGTGTGTCCCCTCAGGGTGGGACGCTGCACCGGGGCGCTGCCGGCCGTGGGTGCGGGAGCTCGGGGGGCTCAGTGGACACACGCTGAGGGAGCAAAtcacacacccacacccacGCACCCACACACTCCCTGGTCGGCATGGAGCGCTGCCTCGGGGCTCCACGGCACAGCCCCTCGGCCCTCCAGCCGTCCCCTGCCCACCGGGGGCCAACAGGGCGCTTTATTACTCAGTGATCTGGTAATATTATTGAGGATGCTGGGTGGTGGCAGGGCGATTCAGCCATGCTGTGAAAGCTCCCCGTATCACCCCTGGGCTAGTCCATGCGGGACAGATCTTATTAATGTGTCCTGGCCATCTCCGACCACAGGCTTTTTGGGGATCGCTGTCCACCGGCATCGCTCTCCTACTTCCAGACTCCGCGGCACATCCCGTACGAGGAGGCTGTTGTGCAGGAATTCAGGCCGGCTCAAGTGGGAAAGTCTTTCGGGCCCACGTGAGTAACAGGTTTCGGTGGTGCTGTGCCCGCGGTGGGGTTGGAGCTCATGTCTCAGAGTTGTGTTTGTGAGTCCTCACAAGCTCTCCCTGGTGAAGACATGAGATGATGCTCTTCTTCCCCGCTGAGTGTTTGGAGCTGCCTGCCCAGAAGCCCTTAGGGAGATTTCATGAGGGAACAGACAAGTTTCTTGCTCGTTTCTGCTGAGAGCTCCTTGTGACCATGGTTGTGTCTCTGATGCTTCTGGGGGGCATGTGTTGGCTTGTCAAGTTTGGGAGAAGATTCTTATCCCAGCAGTGGTCAGAAAAGATGCCACTGACCGTTCCTCTGGGGTTCCAGAAGGGCATAGGTTAAATTAGGTGTGTGTATGGACAGGCAGCATCCTTGTGTGTGAATCCCTTCAAACTTGTGGGCTGTCCTCACTCTGCTTTTTCCACGGAGGCTCTGAGGAAGCATGCTTTCCCTCGGGAGAAGGTCACACAGGGGACTGAGGTTGCTGCTTGCTCTCTTCCAGATGGGACACATGCTGGTTTAAGGTGGAACTGAGCATccccctggcatgggcagggcGGGAAGTGCACTTCGTCTGGGAGAGCGATGGGGAGGGCATGGTGTGGCGAGAtgcccagcctgtccaggtATGGAGACGTGGATCACGGGTGTGCCAGGTGCCCTGCTATGTACAGAGCTATGTACAGAGTGGTGACCTTTGGCACCCCTGCCACGTTCTGTGGTGGTGTGTGTAGGGTtcatggtgctgctggggcagcagcagttttTGTTCCTGTACTTGTCCCAGCAATTATCCCAGAGCGTGTGGGACCAGCCCCTCTGTCCAGCTGGACTTTGGGGTATCTTATCCTGCCCATCCAGCCTGCTGTCATGGACCTCTGATGACATGTGCTGAATGTGCCATCTTCCTGTGCAGGGATTGACTAAGGAAGGTGAGAAGACCAGCTACATCCTGACAAGAAGCCTGAAAGAGTCAGAGCCCCACAGGTGGGTGGTCAGCTAAGCCAGAGCCCCCCACTGCTGAGAGACCTTGGTGTTGTCAGAAGCCAAGAGACCGAGGACACACACATCCTTGTCTGTGCTTGTGACCTGCTCCCTGATGGTTTCCTCTTGGTCCCCACAGCTTGACACTGTATGTGGAGCTGGCCTGCAATGGGCTCTTTGGAGCTGGCAAGGGCAGCATGATTGCCCCTCCAGACCCAGACAGGAGGGTCACCCTGAGCAAGGCTGAGCTGGTTGTCTTCAACAGAGATGTCTACGAACTGCTGGTGGATCTGGAAATACTGCTGGACATGGCTCAGGTCTGGGagctcctcttcccttctttcaccctttctccttctcctgctgttcTATGACCTGAGGCCTTGGAGGAGAAAATGTTTGCTGCTTTAGCACAATTGACACTAtctggacttgatgatccttgtgggtttcttccaactcaggatattctagAGTAGGAGAAAACTGAATTGAGAGAAGCCACAGGTGCTTTTTCATCCACTTTCTGCTCCAAAGCAGGATGTGTTAACCACAGTCCCCTGGGATGGGCATATGTGGAACTTGGATTTGGAAGGCATGTGAGAAAAGGCATAAGGTTGTGTTTGTGAAGCAGAGACATGGTGTTTATCTGTTATGACTGCCTGAGATAGGTGTTGAAAGGAGGTAGCAGATTCACCTGGAGACAGCTGAATCAGCTGATACAGTGGCCAGAGTCATACTTCTATCCCTCCCAACCCCAGCTCCTCGGGGAGGAAAACCAGAGGAGTTTCCAGGCACTGTACACTGCCAACCAAATGGTCAATGTGTGTGACGTTATGGACCCCTCCACCTTCCCCGCTGCACGTGACCTGGCTGCAGCCATCTTCAGCCAGAGGAACGGCGAGAGCCAGCACACCATCCATGCCATGGGACACTGCCACATTGACTCTGGtgagagcagcacagcgctccctCTCCTCTCACCTGGAGGCCAGGGTGTGCTGCCCAAGGGGAGAACAGGCTGCCCTTGGGTTCCAGGCACAGGGTACCATGCCTTGAGAGAAGGGAATGGGAcctctgtgctgccacacaGCTGGTTTGTCACCGAGGCAATGTGCGGATGTGGGTCTGACTAGCTCTGCCCTTTGGAACACTGATGGGACTGTGGATGAGGGATGAATTACAGCCTGCTGTCTTCTACCTGTTGGGCTTCACCCCTCCATTTCCCATCCCAGGAGGGGTTTCAGAGGGGTTCCAGCTTTGTGAGGAGCTTGTGTTAGGTAATAACCATGGTGGGGCCatgcctgtccctgcagcctggctgtggccaTATGAGGAGACCATCCGTAAGTGCGCCCGGAGCTGGGTCACCGTGGTCCATCTGATGGAGCACAATCCAGAGCTCACCTTCGCCTGCTCCCAGGTGAGTGATCTCCCTCTGGACACCTCTCCTCTGCTCGTGGCATGTTGCTTCTCCAGCAAAAAGAGATGGGGGGATGACCAAAGGAGTTGCAGAGAGAAGGGATGGGGTGTGGggtggggagctggggctgatCCCTGTGCTCTGGCAGGCACAGCAGTTCGAGTGGGTGCGCAGCTGGTACCCTGGGCTCTACGCACGGATTCAGGACTTCGTGGCCAAGGGACAGTTCATTCCTGTTGGAGGCACCTGGGTGGAAATGGTGAGTAGCATGGTGAGCCTGGCTTGCCACGCCCTCCTTGTGCCATCCTCTGGGACCAggcctggcactgcagggcagagcagagcctttGCTGAGCCTGTCTGGTTGGTGATGGTCTAGGAACAGCAGCTGTCTGAAGTGTCAGCCTAGCAAAAATACAATCCTCCCAAATCAATCCCTGAGAAAGGAGCTTTGGACTCCCTAGTGtgttcctcctttttccctctgccaAGCCCTGTTCAGGTTCTCCCCACAATCTGCCAGGTCAGGTGTGTGGGAATGGGAATCTTACAAGATCTATCCTTTCCTGGTGCCTGGCTTTCCTCACTGACTCCCTGTACCTTCCCCCCAGGATGGGAACCTGCCCAGTGGGGAGTCCATGGTGCGGCAGTTTCTCCAGGGACAGAGGTTCTTCCAGGAGCAGTTTGGCCGAATCTGCTCGGAGGTACTTGTTTTTTTCCGTCACGCCTTCCTTGCACAccatctccttccacccctTGCTCTGTGTGAGGTTGGCCTGACTTGTGTGtgtccctctccctctgctcctgtcacCTGTGCTCCCAGTTCTGGCTGCCGGACACATTTGGATACTcagcccagctgccccagctgaTGCACGGCTGTGGGATCCAGCGCTTCCTCACCCAGAAGCTCAGCTGGAACCTGGTGAACTCCTTCCCGGTGAGCTGTGCTTACCTTCTTCCCAGGGGATGGATGTGTGGGTGCTGGAGTCTTCTGCAAGGCCTGGACCTGTTGGTTCCACAGTCCTTCAGCTCAGCTAACACAGGCTCTGCTTCCAGAAGCCACCAGGTTTTGGTGGTAGTGTTGTCCTGCCAGGCTTTAGGAGAGAGGAAGGACATGGTTAGAGATCCCAGCCGGGCCCCTGGCCTAGGTATTCCTTCTGCTTCCAGACGGGAAGCTGTGACTTGTGTGCAGGTCCAACAGACAGCAAATCCAGCCCCTGCCCTTGTGGCATTCCCTGTTCTTGTCCTCAAACTGATCCATTGGGGCATCCTGTACCTCCCTGGATAGAAAATGAAGGCCCAGTTTGAATCCTGAAGAGGCTCTGAAATGCCTGTCCCTCATGGACcatatttccctttctctcccctccagcATCACACCTTTTTCTGGGAAGGCATTGACGGTTCCCAAGTCCTGACCCATTTTCCCCCTGGTGATTCCTATGGGATGCATGGGCGAGTGGAGGAGGTGAGTGAGGTTGCCAGACCTGCACGTGaagggcagtgccagccccttGAGGCCAGATCTGAGGCTCCTGGGAGAGGGCACTGCCTGGGAAGGGAGCGGGATATCTGGCAGCATTGTTGGACAAAGGCTGTTGGGATGCCTGACTCCAAGATGTGCCTGTGCCTGATTTAGGGCACTTtgggctggggaagaggagcaAGACAGGGCTTTGCACCCTAAAGACTCCACCTGGTGTGGAGCTGTGGGGTTGGGGCTGGGTGCCAGGGGATTGCAGCTGCCCAAAAATCCCTCCAGAtgctgaaaacagtgaagaACAACAAGGACAAAGGCCGTGTGAACCACAGCGCATTCCTCTTCGGCTTTGGAGATGGAGGGGGGGGACCCACGCAGAAGATGCTGGATAGGATGAAAAGAATGAGTAACACAGATGGGCTGCCCAGGTGAGGGGAGAGCTCCCATCCTCTCTCCTGTCTGGGGCATTTGCTTTGAGCCAGGCCTGGCTGCCTGCGGTGACAAagggggaagggcagggagatgGGCAAGCAGAGGGCTGCGAAGGATTTTCAGGGGGATGGAGTCTCTCCATCATCAAGAGCTGTAAGAACAGGTCCATAGGGCGGCCATGGACTTCTTGTGACCCCTCAGTAGAGCCGTGGGGTGAatggccagcacagcagctgtgcctggcagtCAGCACCTGCCTGGGGAGTGTCCACAGGAGAGGGACAGGGTCacaggggagcaggagaggggtAGGAGAAGGGTGAGGGGAATACTTTGTCTGGTTGTGTTGCAGTTTCTGAGGCCTGTCACCTTTCCAGCCCAGATGCACCATTAGCCATGTCACAGGCTCCTCCCCAGCTCATcactgtctgtgtgtctgtcccACAGGGTGCAGATGTCCACTCCTGACCAACTCTTTTCTGTCTTGGAGAAGGAGTCATCCCAGCTGTGCACCTGGGTGGGAGAGCTCTTCCTGGAGCTGCACAATGGCACCTACACCACCCAGGCCCAGGTGAGGGTCCCACTCCCAGGCAAGGGGGCCGTGCAAACTCATGACACCTGCCAGCAAGCAGCCTTCCTGCTCTGGAGATGGGATTCTGCCGCTGGTGTGAGAGATCCACTCCCAGCTACCCATTTCCTGAGCATCTTCCTTCTGTCCTTCATTGGCACCAGATAAAGAAGGGGAATCGGGAATGTGAGCGAATTCTCCATGATGTGGAAGTGCTCAGCACCCTGGCTGTGGCTCAGGACAGTGTGTTCCAGTAccctgccagccagctccagcgGCTCTGGAGGTGAGGGAGTGTAGGAGCACTGGTGGTACTGGGGGAGAGTTCAGTACTGCAGCACGGTATGTACACAACCCCCGCCATAAACTGGTCAGCAATCTACCTGGAAAGAATCTGCTGCTTTGCTTGATTCTCCTGTTGAAAGGTAACTCCCAACCCTCTGCTGTCTGGAAGCTTCATTTCCTACCAAAGCTTATTCCTCCCCAGTTTTGACTTGTTTGAGCTTGTGCAACAACGTATCTGGTAGCCCTGAGGGATAAAAACAAATAGCTCTTACTGCCCGTGGTTGTGGTTTACTAAGATGACAGTTGACAAGCCCTAACATAAAGGGATTTAAAGCATGCTgtggaaaaaatccttttctctcAAGTGCTGGGAAATGGGGGAAGAGGGAACAGTTACTAAGTTTGTCTGTCTTGCAAACAGGGCTCTTGTTTGAGAGAAGAGCTTGTTCTAAGCCAGCACAAATCCAGTGCTCACCACTGCTTCCTTCCCTGGTTTCTGCTCTCTGTTTTAGGTTATTGCTGCTCAACCAGTTCCACGATGTCCTGCCAGGCAGCTGTATCCAGCTCGTGGTTGAGGATGCCCTGCAGTACTACACAGGTGAGCAGGGAGTTTGGCTAGGAGGACACTCACCTGTGGGAGCACACTAGGTCCTGCCTGGTGGGGCTGCGGAGGTTCCAGCCCTGGACTGCCAGGGCCAGCCTCGGCAGGCATGTCTGAAATAATGTTAAATTAGCAGGAGAGCCAAGGGATTGAGAACCATCCCAATTTATTGACttttctgctggctgctggcatGCCAGGATAGACTCCCACCAAGGTTTGTTTCTGCCTGCCCAGGGGTGCTTGCAGGAGCTTCGTTAACTAGAATTTTCCagctgagctggcacagctctttGTAATCTTGTAATAACAAAGTTCAGAGTAATTAGACACTTGAATTACTTACTAAtagataataataattaatgaTAATTAGCAGTTGTAGCTTGGAAGGAGATAAAGTGTGTGTACATTGCACGGTGAGTGCCAGAAGCTCTCTCAGCTCCAACTCAGGCCCTTTCATTGCCCAGAGATCCGCAGGGCTGgtgctcagctgcaggaggaggctgtgcGATCCTTGTGCAGGGATCTGCTGCAGCCCAAGGCACGGAGCACCCAGAGCACCCTCGTGTTGAACACATTGCCCTGGGAACGCACCGAGGTGATCTCCAGGCCTGGGCCA
It encodes the following:
- the MAN2C1 gene encoding LOW QUALITY PROTEIN: alpha-mannosidase 2C1 (The sequence of the model RefSeq protein was modified relative to this genomic sequence to represent the inferred CDS: deleted 1 base in 1 codon), which translates into the protein MAAIKHRRTALERVEKFLSDTYFTDCNLRGRLFGDRCPPASLSYFQTPRHIPYEEAVVQEFRPAQVGKSFGPTWDTCWFKVELSIPLAWAGREVHFVWESDGEGMVWRDAQPVQGLTKEGEKTSYILTRSLKESEPHSLTLYVELACNGLFGAGKGSMIAPPDPDRRVTLSKAELVVFNRDVYELLVDLEILLDMAQLLGEENQRSFQALYTANQMVNVCDVMDPSTFPAARDLAAAIFSQRNGESQHTIHAMGHCHIDSAWLWPYEETIRKCARSWVTVVHLMEHNPELTFACSQAQQFEWVRSWYPGLYARIQDFVAKGQFIPVGGTWVEMDGNLPSGESMVRQFLQGQRFFQEQFGRICSEFWLPDTFGYSAQLPQLMHGCGIQRFLTQKLSWNLVNSFPHHTFFWEGIDGSQVLTHFPPGDSYGMHGRVEEMLKTVKNNKDKGRVNHSAFLFGFGDGGGGPTQKMLDRMKRMSNTDGLPRVQMSTPDQLFSVLEKESSQLCTWVGELFLELHNGTYTTQAQIKKGNRECERILHDVEVLSTLAVAQDSVFQYPASQLQRLWRLLLLNQFHDVLPGSCIQLVVEDALQYYTEIRRAGAQLQEEAVRSLCRDLLQPKARSTQSTLVLNTLPWERTEVISRPGPDGTETLALVTVPSMGYALVQEPFVPPQPVAVRKQEDGSITMENGVIAVCLDTMGHLTSLRLLDSGRESVPDGCYANQFALFDDVPLYWDAWDVMDYHLETRKPVTTLLKPLEITLAGGLRGSVRFSLQVGKSSTLTQEIILDARCPYLRFLTQVEWKEAHKFLKVEFPVQVRSTNATYEIQFGHLQRPTHWNTSWDWARFEVWAHKWLDLSEHGFGVALLNDCKYGASAHRNILSLSLLRAPKSPDSTADIGHHQFTYAVMPHRGSFQEAGVIQQAYNLNFPLHAVPASCAQCPAWSAFSVSSPAIVLETVKQAEDRPEAVVVRLYEAHGSTVTAWLQTSLPVKEAILCDLLERPAVQGRLQLEQQGLRLSFTPFHVLSVLLVLSR